In Eubalaena glacialis isolate mEubGla1 chromosome 12, mEubGla1.1.hap2.+ XY, whole genome shotgun sequence, the sequence ggatcttagttccccgaccagggatcgaatctgggccctcagcagtgaaagcacagagtcctaaccactggaccaccagggaattccttttttttttgtttctgtaagaTGTGTTGATGCTTTTCCACTTAGGTTCAtatatttacaaagcactttcaaaaCTTGAGTTCTATGAACTTTTGACGCAGTCAAAGAGATTTGTTAAAAACTGATTCCATAGTTAAGCTCAGACTTTAGGTAAAACCACTTTACTGCAGCAGAAGCCAACGTGATCCAAGCTCTCTGAGAAGCTAATCTGAAGCTCGTCACGACCAGAGCCCTCTCCACACATCTTTCTTCAACTCCATGATGGAAATGAACAAAAGTTCTTTCATTATTGTCTCAGCAAAGTCTcctggttgttttttaaaaagtactctatttattaaaaaaaaaaatttaaacgaCTAACTCTTTAAACTGCACTATAAGCTCCAATTTTATTACGTTTTGTTAAACAAGTAATTATTAAGCCCCTTCTGTATGCTAAATGCATGCAGTCTAATGGATTTTTAGAGGAGAATTTCCAATAACAGAGGGAAATGAAGCAAACTTACACTTCCTGACGGCCTGTTACAACCTCAACTGCCTTATCCACCGTGACAAGTGTCACTAGTACTTATGCAGCCACCTCTACTGTCTCTGAGcttgtttttcttctgcttttttatgAGCTCATgcttgagaaatgagaaaaagctCACACTTTTTCACAGGGAAATGAGATAAAGCTCAAGCCAGCCCATTTTGCTATTACGATTACCAACAGTAACCATCGCGATGGaaaaatgtttaaccttttgCCTAAAATGAGTTACATGAgggctttcctttgttttttccattttggttttttaagcCATGGGATGTTTTGCGATGACCAGAAGAAATTGTGGTCTAGGGCTGCTCTGTGAATATTCCTGAAAGAGTTCACGTTTGTCAGCAGTTCATTTTCattcagcatttcccaaagtgtgttttGCAGAATGCCAGCCGTCAGGGACCGGGGCACAGAGCATCCCCGTCAAGGGAGTTTGGCGGATGCTGCCCATCAGTGCCTGCTAGCACCCCGAGCACGTGCAGCCCTGATCTTGCAGGAAAGACCCGCTCGCTTTTGCTTCACGTCCACATTCCCCGTGCATTTCTGTCCTGTCTGTTCGCCCGTCCGCGCCGAGCCTGGGGGGCGTCACATGGTGAAGGAGGACGGGTTGTCATTGTCCGCAGTCTCGCTGTTCTGCCGGGAGATGAAGTTGTCCGAGTGCAGCCGGGAGCAGGAGAAGCCTGGCGACTTCTGCCTCCTCCTCACACACCACAGGTCCTTCATGATCTTCAGAAAGTAGCTTCTAAACTTCTGACCGACGAAGGCATAGAGCACCGGGTTGAGGCAGCAGTGCAGGAAAGCCAGGACCTCGGTGACGTTCCTGGTGTAGCCCAGCAGCCTCTCGCTGCTGCATGAGCGGTCCGTCCTGCCCAGGTTGACGGCGGTCACAAGAAGCACCATGTTATGCGGGATCTGGCAAGCCAGGAAGACAAGGACCACGGCTATGATCACGCGGATGGCTCTGTGCCTTTTAGAATTCTGAGCTTGAATTAAGGTCTTGACGATAAACATGTAGCAAAATATCATAAACACCAGCGGGATGAAGAAGCCGAAGAGGAGCTGAAGGCCCAGCACCAGCAGCTTCCAGCGGATTGGCTCGGAGACGGTGTGGTACCTGGGCTCGCAGACCTCGCTGCCTTGGAGCTTGTATTTCTGGTTGAACATGAAGGTCGAGCTGGAGATGAGGATCGACACCACCCACACGACCAAACAGATCACTTTGTGGTGAGCCAAGGTTCTGGACCGGAGCCAGAAGGACTTGGTGGCCTGAACGATGGCGATGTAGCGGTCCAGGCTGATACAGGTCAGGAGCAGCATCCCACAGTTAAAGTTGATGGCGTAGATGCCCCGGGTCAGTTTGCACATGACGTTGCTGAAAATCCACTCGCCAGTAGCATGGTTGACTGCCCAGAACGGGAGGGTAAGGACAAAGAGTATGTCTGCGACGGCCATGTTCAAGAGATAAACGTCTGTCATAGACTTGGCTTTCTTATAAAAAGCAAAGGTGACCACCACCAAAATATTGCCCAGGAGGCCAGAGACACATATCAAGGAGTAAGCGAGTGGCACAAATAGCCCAGAGAACTTTCTGACCTCTTGCAAGGAACATAGAAAGCTATCAACATCGAGTGAATAATCTGAACTATTAGCCAACCCA encodes:
- the CCR6 gene encoding C-C chemokine receptor type 6 — translated: MNSTNIYDANEDYFGLANSSDYSLDVDSFLCSLQEVRKFSGLFVPLAYSLICVSGLLGNILVVVTFAFYKKAKSMTDVYLLNMAVADILFVLTLPFWAVNHATGEWIFSNVMCKLTRGIYAINFNCGMLLLTCISLDRYIAIVQATKSFWLRSRTLAHHKVICLVVWVVSILISSSTFMFNQKYKLQGSEVCEPRYHTVSEPIRWKLLVLGLQLLFGFFIPLVFMIFCYMFIVKTLIQAQNSKRHRAIRVIIAVVLVFLACQIPHNMVLLVTAVNLGRTDRSCSSERLLGYTRNVTEVLAFLHCCLNPVLYAFVGQKFRSYFLKIMKDLWCVRRRQKSPGFSCSRLHSDNFISRQNSETADNDNPSSFTM